In the genome of Hippoglossus hippoglossus isolate fHipHip1 chromosome 4, fHipHip1.pri, whole genome shotgun sequence, one region contains:
- the atp5f1d gene encoding ATP synthase subunit delta, mitochondrial has protein sequence MMAARFLRRALPVLRQARSYAEAASGAPQMSFTFASPTQVFFTKASVKQVDVPTLTGQFGILPAHVPTLQVLRPGVVTVYNDDGSAVKYFVSSGSVTVNADSSVQLLAEEAFTLDQFDVAAAKANLEKAQSELAGTSDEAGRAAVQISIEANEAIVKALE, from the exons ATGATGGCAGCGAGGTTTCTCCGCCGGGCTCTCCCGGTGCTCAGGCAGGCCCGGTCCTACGCAGAGGCGGCCTCCGGTGCCCCGCAGATGTCCTTCACTTTCGCCTCCCCGACACAG GTATTTTTCACCAAGGCCAGTGTGAAACAGGTTGATGTGCCCACACTCACCGGGCAATTCGGTATCCTCCCTGCCCACGTCCCCACCCTGCAGGTGCTCAGGCCCGGCGTTGTCACAGTCTACAATGACGACGGCTCCGCTGTCAAATACTTTG tgaGCAGCGGATCAGTAACAGTCAATGCTGATTCTTCAGTGCAGCTGTTAGCTGAGGAGGCGTTTACCTTGGACCAGTTCGACGTTGCA GCTGCCAAGGCCAACCTGGAGAAGGCCCAGTCTGAATTGGCTGGAACATCTGACGAGGCAGGGAGGGCAGCGGTTCAGATCAGCATAGAGGCCAACGAGGCCATCGTCAAGGCTCTGGAGTAG